Proteins co-encoded in one Stenotrophomonas maltophilia genomic window:
- a CDS encoding autotransporter-associated beta strand repeat-containing protein: MNRIYRLVFNRALGVMQVASEVAQNPGGSAVSTGRPPRLRAHQLAVALAATLASGSAFAACTGTTTVNCDGATNLNNYANGTSGLTLNIASGAVFSVPPLLGGNAVTLTGSNTTVNNAGTIDPSLTGGLSLAAAGLVVGNNTAGGSTITVNNETGGQIKGIFNIGTLLGFGGQAVTAQNAAGGTTTLVNDGSIGMSLLGLGQVADATSVVTYGGAQANVTNRGSITGRVGLGASAGNTFTNAGTVSGSVHLGDSTGGNTFTAVAGSSVAAGGGLAAAGTLVGVAGVKVAAAGFVDAGAGTGAANNTLVLQDNAGNNGPATSIGWSNYVGFQRLMVNSGTWNLQGPWSGTGAITLGGGLVNFNSSTSFGSGLFTVNGGTIAASGAGLALGNNFTLNNALTLGGTQGFALNGVLSGGGGLTVSNTGVVTLGAANLFGGGVNLNAGGLLLGNAGALGSGNLTVGGAASLDTSAGFVLGNNLVISGSGSLNLLGSNPLSLNGSISGAGNLVKNGAGTLTLNGANSLTGNFSLAGGSLALGAGGSLSPTGAMTLGVGTTLDLTAAANQTIGSLAGLGGAVNLGSHTLTLGGLGNTSYSGTFGAGTGGLIKLGTGVQTLSGVNNLSGGVALNAGGLLLGNNAALGSGALSVGGNVSLDGTTALSLTNAITLGAGGTLNLLGNQALTLNGVIGGVGGLTKNGAATLTLNGANTFGGGLAFNAGSLVLGNAGALGTGALNVGGAVTLDASSALSVGNGINLGGGASLNVLGGNALTLGGVIGGSGSLVKNGAATLTLGGANTYTGGTAINAGTVAIGAGGSLAATGAVTLGGVGAVLDLSAGGNQTVGALSGVAGSTLALGATTLTFGDATNQTLAGVITGTGGLVKQGAGTQTLSGANTFSGGLNLAAGGLVLGNNGALGSGALTVSGNGTLDGTAALNLGNAVNLTGSLTLPGAQNLTLGGVVAGTGSLVKNGASVLTLTGTNTFSGGLTLNAGSLLLGNSTSLGSGALNVNGAATLDGLTALNLANNIALGGGASLTLPGNQATTLGGVVSGTGALVKNGASTLTLNGANTFSGGLSLNAGGLLLGNAGALGTGALNVAGNTTLDSSVALTLGNGVNLTGGAVLDLLGSQDVTLGGVIAGTGELVKNGASTLTLNGPNTFSGGVGLNAGVLRLGNAGALGTGALDVGGNASLDASAALNLGNSVGLAAGANLTVLGSNDLTLGGPVFGAGGLIKDGAARLTLSGANLYAGGTTINNGTLALGAGGSLAAGGDVTLGNAGAGFDISAAGGNQTVAALNGVAGTALTLGGNSLTFGSNANATFDGVVSGTGGLVKTGTGIQTLSGANTFSGGLALNGGGLVLGNADALGTGALGVGGTVSLDNTVALNLANAVNFGAGTQLTLGGSNDVTLGGVLSGNGSLVKNGAGLLTLNNSNTFGGGLTLNGGGLVVGASGALGTGALNVSGSTTLDAGAAVTLGNSVNLGSGVALTLPGSNALTLGGIVAGNGSLIKNGGATLTLSGANTYTGGTTVNAGTLALGAGGSLAAAGDVTLGAAGATFDISGAGSSQTIGALNGVAGTSLALGGNSLTFGSAGNGAFDGLISGGGGLVKVGAGVQTLSGANTFGGGVTLNAGGLVLGNDVALGTGALTVGGAATLDTTALATLANNVVLNAGLTVLGTNALTLNGVLSGTGSLTKNGLATLTLNGINTYTGGTNINAGTLALGAGASLAASGTVNLATGATLDLSAGNGTQVFGTLVGNGTVNLGANNIEVGGAANGTFSGSIAGTGGLTKVGSGIETLTGINTYTGGTTINAGTLAIGAGGSLAATGAVNVAAPGAGFDISASGANQTIGSLSGVAGSTVSLGANTLILGGVSSSTFDGAIAGTGGLVKNGAGILTLGGANLFSGGVALNGGGLVVGNNAALGSGALNVGADASLDSSLAVTLGNAIDLTAGANLNLLGSNALTLGGVISGGGGLVKSGAATVTLTGANTYTGGTTINSGTLAIGAGGSLASAGAVNLAGAGTLDISGGGNQSIGSLAGVAGSSVALGGNSLTLGGVADSTYNGVISGSGGLIKNGAGVQTLTGANTFGGGVSLNAGGLVVGNNAALGTGTVTVGGNATLDSNSAITLGNNFVLNAGLTVLGSNDLTLNGSLSGTGSLTKNGLATLTLNGANTYTGGTFINAGTLALGAGASLHANGIVNLASGATFDLSAGAGTQQFGTLIGDGTVNLGANTLTIGDATNGTFAGSVAGTGGLIKEGTGTQTLTGTNTFTGGTTINAGTLAIGAGGSLAASGAVTLANAGTAFDISAGGNQSIGSLAGVTGSAVSLGGNTLTLGGVGNTAFNGVIGGTGALIKDGAGVQTLGGANTFTGGVTLNAGGLVVGNNAALGSGALTVAGNGTLDANAAVTLANDVALGAGANLDVLGSNDLTLGGAISGAGGLIKDGPATLTLTGASSYTGITTLNSGTLAVGAGGSLSGASTVNLAGTGTLDISAGGNQSIGGLAGVAGSAVALGGATLTTGGSNASTTFAGVLSGTGGLVQGGTGTLTLSGDNTYTGGTTVNGGSTLQIGNGGSTGSVLGDITNSGSLVYNLGTTATVGGVVSGSGGLTQAGSGTLVLTGNNTYTGGTTINAGGTLQVGNGGASGAIVGDITNNGALVSNVAGNTTLGGTISGSGGLTQAGSGTLLLTGNNTYTGGTTINAGGTLQVGNGGATGAITGNVANNGSLVFDVAGNTTVGGAISGSGALTQAGAGVLTLVGNNSYTGGTTINAGGTLQVGNGGATGSIAGDITNNGALISNVAGNTQLGGTISGSGGLTQAGSGTLLLTGNNTYSGGTTINAGGTLQLGNGGATGSIVGDITNNGALVSNVAGNTTLGGTISGSGGLTQAGSGTLTLTGNNTYTGGTTINTGGTLQVGNGGASGAITGNVSNNGSLVFNVGGNTTVGGTISGSGGLTQAGSGTLILGGNNTYTGGTTINTGGTLQVGNGGASGAITGNVSNNGSLVFNVGGNTTVGGTISGSGGLTQAGSGTLTLTGNNTYTGGTTINAGGTVQVGTGGASGAITGNITNNGGLIINTGGTTTLGGTISGGGSIVQAGPGGLNLGGNSGGFSGTGQVTGGGLNVTGTIGGQWTIGSGTTLSGTGTIGGTGGGVTVSSGGVLSPGNGPGNGSGAGNGTGTITVGGNLTLSPGSTLGIDLGATGSDTVQVGGSATVGGSTVQVNTISPSTSYQQGQQYTVVNAAGGVSGQFASATSPSAFLTITPVYTANTANLKIDVAQTAAFTSVANSRNQYNTAAALDSLPQSGPALGLYNTVLIYDAATARSAFDQLSGEVHAASRAVLLYDNYLEEGIRQRLGSELPTVRGERASAWLAGSGKVFKQDGDGNGEEIRANRNALMAGVDWQLGEHVVLGAAAGNERLDTRLYDRSSRARLRGNTFGLYAQGEWNNGFAVGGSVSRGDYRTRTTREVPLLGQTLYSRQDSDVTIAQVEGSWTWSHGRTQLQPYVQFTKHWVDSDRAVEQGGTAALVLEGGKDTLNVSTVGVRGRWDVGSGERFPAQLTVGLGWQHASGDTDVASRNRFAVGGNAFDVYSAVMARNALVSQVGVAVGLGRNSQLSMFVQGQHGDGRRDVGGQINLRVGF; this comes from the coding sequence ATGAACCGCATTTACCGTCTGGTTTTCAATCGCGCCCTCGGCGTAATGCAGGTTGCATCGGAGGTTGCCCAGAATCCGGGTGGAAGCGCAGTTTCCACCGGGAGGCCACCGCGCCTGCGGGCGCATCAGCTGGCGGTGGCGTTGGCCGCCACGCTGGCCAGTGGTTCGGCGTTCGCTGCGTGCACGGGAACCACTACGGTCAATTGCGATGGCGCAACCAACCTCAACAACTACGCCAATGGCACCAGCGGGCTGACCCTGAACATTGCCAGCGGTGCAGTGTTCAGCGTGCCGCCGCTGCTGGGCGGCAATGCGGTGACGCTGACCGGCAGCAACACCACGGTCAACAATGCCGGCACGATCGATCCGTCCCTGACCGGTGGGCTGAGCCTGGCCGCTGCCGGCCTGGTGGTCGGCAACAACACCGCCGGTGGCAGCACGATCACGGTCAACAACGAGACCGGTGGCCAGATCAAGGGCATCTTCAATATCGGTACCCTGCTCGGCTTCGGCGGTCAGGCGGTGACCGCGCAGAATGCTGCCGGTGGCACGACCACCCTGGTCAACGATGGTTCGATCGGAATGTCGCTGCTGGGCTTGGGCCAGGTGGCCGATGCAACCTCGGTGGTGACCTACGGCGGAGCACAGGCCAACGTGACCAACCGCGGCAGCATCACCGGCCGTGTCGGCCTGGGTGCTTCGGCCGGAAATACCTTCACCAATGCGGGCACGGTCAGCGGCAGCGTGCATCTGGGTGATTCCACCGGGGGCAATACCTTCACGGCCGTGGCTGGCTCCAGTGTCGCTGCGGGCGGTGGCCTGGCTGCAGCGGGCACGCTGGTGGGCGTGGCCGGCGTCAAGGTGGCGGCCGCCGGATTCGTCGACGCCGGCGCCGGTACCGGTGCGGCCAACAACACGCTGGTGCTGCAGGACAATGCCGGCAACAACGGACCGGCCACCAGCATCGGCTGGAGCAACTACGTCGGGTTCCAGAGGCTGATGGTCAACAGCGGCACCTGGAACCTGCAGGGACCCTGGTCGGGAACCGGCGCGATCACCCTCGGCGGCGGTCTGGTCAACTTCAACAGCAGCACTTCTTTCGGCTCCGGTCTGTTCACCGTCAACGGCGGCACCATCGCTGCCAGCGGCGCAGGCCTGGCGCTGGGCAACAATTTCACCCTCAACAACGCGTTGACCCTGGGCGGCACGCAGGGCTTCGCGTTGAATGGCGTGCTGTCCGGTGGCGGTGGCCTGACCGTCAGCAACACGGGGGTGGTGACGCTGGGCGCTGCAAACCTGTTTGGCGGCGGCGTCAACCTCAATGCCGGCGGCCTGCTGCTGGGCAATGCCGGTGCGCTGGGCAGCGGCAACCTGACCGTCGGTGGCGCCGCCTCGCTCGATACCAGCGCCGGCTTCGTGCTGGGCAACAACCTGGTGATCAGCGGCAGCGGTTCGCTGAACCTGCTGGGCAGCAATCCGTTGTCATTGAACGGCTCGATTTCCGGTGCCGGCAACCTGGTCAAGAACGGTGCCGGCACTCTCACCTTGAACGGTGCCAATTCGCTGACCGGCAACTTCAGCCTTGCCGGGGGCTCGCTCGCGCTCGGCGCGGGCGGCAGCCTGTCACCCACCGGTGCGATGACGCTGGGCGTTGGCACCACGCTGGACCTGACGGCAGCGGCCAACCAGACCATCGGCTCGCTGGCCGGCCTCGGCGGCGCGGTCAATCTGGGCAGCCACACGCTGACCTTGGGCGGGCTGGGCAACACCAGCTACAGCGGCACGTTCGGTGCCGGCACGGGTGGTCTGATCAAGCTGGGGACCGGCGTGCAGACGCTGTCGGGTGTCAACAATCTCAGCGGCGGTGTTGCGCTCAACGCCGGTGGCCTGCTGCTGGGCAACAACGCTGCACTCGGCAGCGGCGCGCTCAGTGTGGGGGGCAACGTGAGCCTGGATGGCACCACCGCGCTGTCCCTGACCAATGCGATCACGTTGGGCGCTGGCGGAACGCTGAACCTGCTGGGCAACCAGGCGCTGACGCTCAACGGTGTGATCGGTGGCGTGGGTGGGCTGACCAAGAATGGCGCGGCAACGCTGACGCTCAATGGTGCCAATACGTTCGGTGGCGGGCTGGCGTTCAATGCCGGCAGCCTGGTGCTGGGTAATGCCGGCGCGCTGGGCACCGGTGCACTGAATGTCGGTGGCGCGGTGACGCTGGATGCCAGTTCGGCGCTGAGCGTGGGCAATGGCATCAACCTGGGCGGCGGTGCGTCGCTCAATGTGCTCGGCGGCAATGCACTGACGCTGGGCGGTGTCATCGGCGGCAGCGGCAGCCTGGTGAAGAATGGCGCCGCAACACTGACCCTGGGCGGTGCCAACACCTACACCGGCGGCACCGCCATCAATGCGGGCACGGTGGCGATCGGTGCCGGTGGCAGCCTGGCCGCAACCGGCGCTGTCACCCTCGGTGGCGTCGGCGCGGTGCTGGATCTGTCCGCCGGCGGCAACCAGACCGTGGGCGCACTCAGTGGCGTGGCCGGCAGCACGCTGGCGCTCGGCGCCACGACGCTGACCTTCGGCGACGCCACCAACCAGACCCTGGCAGGCGTGATTACCGGTACCGGCGGCCTGGTCAAGCAGGGCGCCGGCACGCAGACACTGAGTGGAGCCAACACCTTCAGTGGTGGCCTGAACCTGGCTGCCGGTGGGCTGGTGCTGGGCAACAACGGTGCCCTCGGCAGCGGCGCGTTGACGGTCAGCGGCAACGGCACGCTGGACGGCACCGCCGCGCTGAACCTGGGCAATGCGGTGAACCTGACCGGTTCGCTGACCCTGCCGGGCGCACAGAACCTGACCCTGGGCGGTGTGGTGGCCGGGACCGGCAGCCTGGTCAAGAACGGCGCTTCGGTACTGACCCTGACCGGTACCAATACCTTCAGCGGCGGGCTGACGCTCAATGCCGGCAGCCTGCTGCTCGGCAACAGCACCTCGCTGGGCAGCGGCGCACTGAACGTCAATGGTGCGGCCACGCTTGATGGCCTGACCGCGCTCAACCTGGCCAACAACATCGCCCTGGGCGGCGGCGCTTCGCTGACACTGCCGGGCAATCAGGCAACCACCCTTGGCGGCGTGGTCTCCGGCACCGGCGCGCTGGTCAAGAACGGTGCCAGCACGCTCACGCTCAATGGAGCCAATACCTTCAGCGGCGGCCTGTCGCTCAATGCCGGTGGCCTGCTGCTGGGCAATGCCGGCGCGCTGGGCACGGGGGCATTGAATGTGGCGGGGAACACGACCCTGGACAGCAGCGTCGCGCTCACGCTGGGCAATGGCGTGAACCTGACAGGCGGCGCGGTGCTGGACCTGCTGGGCAGCCAGGACGTGACGCTGGGCGGTGTCATCGCCGGAACCGGCGAACTGGTCAAGAACGGCGCTTCGACGCTGACCTTGAATGGCCCCAACACCTTCTCCGGTGGTGTCGGCCTCAATGCCGGTGTGCTGCGGCTGGGCAATGCCGGCGCACTCGGCACGGGCGCATTGGATGTGGGTGGCAATGCGTCGCTGGATGCCAGCGCCGCACTGAACCTGGGCAACAGCGTCGGCCTGGCCGCAGGTGCCAATCTCACCGTGCTGGGCAGCAACGACCTGACGCTGGGTGGGCCGGTGTTCGGCGCCGGTGGATTGATCAAGGACGGCGCGGCACGGTTGACCCTGAGCGGTGCCAACCTCTATGCCGGCGGCACCACCATCAACAACGGCACGCTGGCGCTGGGTGCCGGTGGCAGCCTGGCGGCGGGCGGCGATGTGACGCTCGGCAATGCCGGAGCGGGCTTCGACATTTCCGCGGCCGGCGGCAACCAGACCGTCGCTGCGTTGAACGGCGTGGCCGGAACCGCGCTGACGCTGGGCGGCAATTCGCTGACCTTCGGCAGCAATGCCAACGCCACCTTTGATGGCGTGGTCAGTGGCACCGGCGGCCTGGTCAAGACCGGTACCGGCATCCAGACGCTGTCCGGTGCCAACACGTTCAGCGGTGGCCTGGCGCTCAATGGCGGCGGGCTGGTGCTGGGCAACGCCGATGCGCTGGGGACCGGCGCGCTCGGTGTGGGTGGTACCGTCAGCCTCGACAACACGGTGGCGCTGAACCTTGCCAACGCGGTGAACTTCGGTGCCGGCACGCAGCTGACCCTGGGCGGCAGCAATGACGTCACCCTGGGCGGCGTGCTGAGCGGCAACGGCAGCCTGGTCAAGAACGGCGCTGGTCTGCTGACGCTCAACAACAGCAACACCTTTGGCGGCGGCCTGACCTTGAATGGTGGCGGCCTGGTGGTTGGCGCCAGCGGCGCGCTGGGCACCGGTGCGTTGAATGTGTCCGGTAGCACCACGCTGGATGCCGGCGCTGCGGTGACGCTGGGCAACTCCGTGAACCTGGGATCGGGCGTGGCACTGACGCTGCCGGGCAGCAACGCGCTGACCCTTGGCGGCATCGTGGCCGGCAATGGCAGCCTGATCAAGAATGGTGGTGCGACGCTGACACTGTCCGGCGCCAACACCTATACCGGTGGCACCACCGTCAATGCCGGCACGCTTGCGTTGGGCGCGGGCGGCAGCCTGGCGGCGGCAGGTGATGTCACGCTGGGCGCTGCAGGGGCGACCTTCGACATCTCCGGCGCAGGCAGCAGCCAGACCATCGGTGCGCTCAACGGCGTGGCGGGAACTTCGCTGGCCCTGGGCGGCAATTCGCTGACCTTCGGCAGCGCTGGCAACGGCGCGTTTGATGGACTGATCAGTGGTGGCGGCGGGTTGGTGAAGGTGGGGGCGGGTGTGCAGACCCTGTCCGGCGCCAACACCTTCGGCGGCGGCGTGACGCTCAATGCCGGCGGCCTGGTGCTGGGCAATGACGTGGCGCTGGGGACCGGCGCACTTACCGTCGGTGGCGCGGCCACACTGGATACCACCGCGCTGGCGACGCTGGCCAACAACGTTGTGCTCAATGCCGGGCTGACCGTGCTGGGCACCAACGCACTCACCCTCAACGGAGTGCTCTCCGGGACCGGCAGCCTGACCAAGAACGGCCTTGCAACGCTGACCTTGAACGGCATCAACACCTACACCGGCGGTACCAACATCAATGCCGGTACGCTGGCGCTCGGCGCCGGCGCAAGCCTGGCCGCAAGTGGAACCGTCAATCTCGCCACCGGCGCCACGCTGGACCTGTCGGCCGGCAACGGCACGCAGGTGTTCGGCACGCTGGTGGGCAACGGCACGGTCAACCTGGGGGCCAACAACATCGAAGTGGGCGGTGCCGCCAACGGCACCTTCAGCGGTTCGATCGCCGGCACCGGTGGCCTGACCAAGGTCGGCAGCGGTATCGAAACACTGACCGGCATCAACACCTACACCGGCGGCACCACCATCAACGCCGGCACGCTGGCGATCGGTGCCGGTGGCAGCCTGGCGGCGACCGGTGCAGTGAACGTGGCGGCGCCGGGTGCGGGCTTCGACATCTCGGCCTCCGGCGCCAACCAGACCATCGGTTCGCTGTCCGGCGTGGCCGGCTCGACGGTCAGCCTGGGCGCCAACACCCTGATCCTGGGTGGCGTCAGCAGCAGCACCTTCGATGGCGCGATTGCCGGTACCGGCGGGTTGGTCAAGAACGGCGCGGGCATTCTCACCCTCGGCGGCGCCAATCTGTTCAGCGGCGGCGTGGCATTGAACGGTGGCGGGCTGGTGGTCGGCAACAACGCGGCACTGGGCAGCGGTGCGTTGAACGTCGGTGCCGATGCGTCGCTGGACAGCAGCCTGGCGGTGACCCTTGGCAATGCCATCGACCTCACCGCCGGTGCCAACCTCAACCTGCTCGGCAGCAATGCGCTCACGCTGGGGGGTGTCATCAGCGGTGGCGGTGGCCTGGTCAAGAGTGGTGCGGCGACGGTGACCCTGACCGGCGCCAATACCTACACCGGCGGTACCACCATCAACAGCGGCACGCTGGCCATCGGGGCCGGCGGCAGCCTGGCCTCCGCCGGCGCGGTGAATCTTGCCGGTGCCGGCACACTGGATATCTCCGGCGGTGGCAACCAGAGCATCGGTTCGCTGGCCGGTGTGGCCGGCAGCAGCGTGGCGCTGGGCGGCAACTCGCTGACCCTGGGCGGCGTGGCCGACAGCACCTACAACGGCGTGATCAGCGGCAGCGGCGGATTGATCAAGAACGGTGCCGGCGTGCAGACACTGACCGGCGCCAATACCTTCGGTGGAGGCGTCAGCCTCAACGCCGGTGGCCTGGTGGTGGGCAACAACGCCGCGCTGGGTACCGGCACGGTGACCGTGGGTGGCAATGCCACGCTCGATTCCAACAGCGCGATCACCCTGGGCAACAACTTCGTTCTCAATGCCGGCCTGACCGTGCTGGGCAGCAACGACCTGACCCTCAACGGCAGCCTCAGCGGCACCGGTTCGCTGACCAAGAACGGCCTGGCCACGCTGACCTTGAATGGCGCCAACACCTATACCGGCGGCACGTTCATCAATGCCGGCACGCTGGCGCTGGGGGCAGGGGCCAGCCTGCATGCCAACGGCATCGTCAACCTGGCCAGCGGCGCCACCTTCGATCTGTCGGCCGGCGCCGGTACGCAGCAGTTCGGCACGCTGATCGGCGACGGTACGGTGAACCTGGGCGCGAACACGCTGACCATTGGTGATGCCACCAACGGCACCTTCGCCGGTTCGGTGGCGGGCACCGGTGGGCTGATCAAGGAAGGCACCGGTACCCAGACCCTGACCGGCACCAACACCTTCACCGGCGGCACCACCATCAACGCCGGCACGCTGGCGATCGGCGCCGGCGGCAGCCTGGCGGCGAGCGGTGCGGTCACTCTGGCCAATGCCGGCACCGCGTTTGATATCTCCGCAGGCGGCAACCAGAGCATCGGTTCGCTGGCGGGCGTGACGGGCTCGGCTGTGTCGCTGGGCGGCAACACGCTCACCCTCGGCGGCGTCGGCAACACCGCGTTCAACGGTGTGATCGGTGGCACCGGCGCGTTGATCAAGGACGGCGCGGGCGTGCAGACGCTGGGCGGTGCGAACACCTTCACTGGCGGGGTCACCCTCAATGCCGGTGGCCTGGTGGTCGGCAACAACGCGGCACTGGGCAGTGGTGCGCTCACCGTCGCCGGCAACGGCACGCTCGATGCCAACGCGGCGGTGACCCTGGCCAACGATGTCGCCCTGGGCGCCGGCGCCAACCTGGACGTGCTCGGCAGCAACGATCTGACCCTGGGTGGCGCGATTTCCGGCGCAGGCGGCTTGATCAAGGATGGCCCGGCCACCCTGACCCTGACCGGCGCCAGCAGCTATACCGGCATCACCACCCTCAACAGCGGCACGCTGGCGGTGGGCGCGGGCGGCAGCCTGTCCGGCGCCAGCACGGTGAACCTGGCCGGCACCGGCACCCTGGACATCAGTGCCGGTGGCAATCAGAGCATCGGCGGCCTGGCCGGTGTTGCCGGCAGCGCAGTGGCGCTGGGCGGTGCCACGCTGACCACTGGCGGCAGCAACGCCAGCACCACCTTCGCCGGCGTGCTCAGCGGTACCGGTGGCCTGGTGCAGGGCGGTACCGGCACGCTGACCCTCAGTGGCGACAACACCTACACCGGGGGTACCACCGTCAATGGCGGCAGCACGCTGCAGATCGGCAATGGTGGCAGCACCGGTTCGGTGCTGGGCGACATCACCAACAGCGGCAGCCTGGTCTACAACCTGGGCACCACTGCAACGGTGGGTGGCGTGGTCAGCGGCAGCGGCGGCCTCACCCAGGCTGGCAGCGGCACGCTGGTGCTGACCGGCAACAACACCTACACCGGCGGTACCACCATCAATGCCGGTGGCACGTTGCAGGTCGGCAATGGCGGTGCCAGTGGTGCGATCGTCGGTGACATCACCAACAACGGCGCGCTGGTCTCCAACGTGGCCGGCAACACCACGCTGGGCGGCACCATCAGCGGCAGCGGTGGCCTGACCCAGGCTGGCAGCGGCACGCTGCTGCTGACCGGCAACAACACCTATACCGGTGGCACCACCATCAATGCCGGTGGCACGCTGCAGGTCGGCAACGGTGGCGCGACCGGTGCCATCACCGGCAATGTCGCCAACAACGGCAGCCTGGTGTTCGACGTGGCCGGCAACACCACCGTCGGTGGCGCGATCAGTGGCAGTGGCGCGCTGACCCAGGCCGGCGCGGGTGTGCTGACCCTGGTCGGCAACAACAGCTACACCGGTGGCACCACCATCAATGCCGGTGGCACGCTGCAGGTGGGCAATGGCGGCGCCACGGGTTCGATTGCCGGTGACATCACCAACAATGGTGCGCTGATCTCCAACGTGGCCGGCAATACGCAGCTGGGCGGCACCATCAGCGGCAGCGGTGGCCTGACCCAGGCCGGTAGCGGCACGCTGCTGCTGACCGGTAACAACACCTACAGCGGTGGCACCACCATCAACGCTGGCGGCACGCTGCAGCTGGGCAATGGCGGCGCGACCGGCTCGATCGTCGGCGACATCACCAACAACGGTGCGCTGGTGTCCAATGTGGCCGGCAACACCACGCTGGGCGGCACCATCAGCGGCAGCGGCGGCCTGACCCAGGCCGGCAGCGGCACGCTGACGCTGACCGGCAACAACACCTACACCGGCGGCACCACCATCAACACCGGTGGCACGCTGCAGGTCGGCAACGGTGGCGCCAGCGGTGCCATCACCGGCAATGTCAGCAACAACGGCAGCCTGGTATTCAACGTCGGTGGCAACACCACCGTCGGCGGCACCATCAGCGGCAGCGGTGGCCTGACCCAGGCCGGCAGCGGCACGCTGATCCTGGGCGGCAACAATACCTATACCGGTGGCACCACCATCAACACCGGTGGCACGTTGCAGGTCGGCAACGGTGGCGCCAGCGGTGCCATCACCGGCAATGTCAGCAACAACGGCAGCCTGGTGTTCAACGTCGGTGGCAACACCACGGTGGGCGGCACCATCAGCGGCAGCGGCGGCCTGACCCAGGCCGGCAGTGGCACGCTGACGCTGACCGGCAACAACACGTACACCGGCGGCACCACCATCAATGCCGGCGGCACCGTACAGGTCGGCACGGGCGGCGCCAGCGGCGCGATCACCGGCAACATCACCAACAACGGTGGCCTGATCATCAACACCGGTGGCACCACCACGCTGGGCGGCACCATCAGCGGCGGCGGCAGCATCGTACAGGCCGGCCCGGGTGGGCTGAACTTGGGCGGCAACAGCGGCGGCTTCAGCGGCACCGGCCAGGTCACCGGCGGCGGCCTGAATGTCACCGGCACCATCGGTGGCCAGTGGACCATCGGCAGCGGCACCACCCTGTCCGGCACCGGCACCATCGGTGGCACCGGCGGTGGCGTGACCGTATCCAGCGGCGGCGTGCTGTCGCCGGGCAATGGGCCGGGCAACGGCAGTGGCGCCGGCAACGGCACCGGTACGATCACCGTGGGCGGCAACCTGACCTTGTCGCCGGGCAGCACGCTGGGCATCGATCTGGGCGCCACCGGCAGCGATACCGTGCAGGTCGGCGGCAGCGCGACGGTGGGCGGCAGCACCGTGCAGGTGAACACCATTTCGCCCAGCACCAGCTACCAGCAGGGCCAGCAGTACACGGTGGTCAACGCGGCCGGTGGGGTGAGCGGGCAGTTCGCTTCGGCGACTTCGCCATCGGCGTTCCTGACCATCACGCCGGTATATACGGCCAACACCGCCAACCTGAAGATCGACGTGGCGCAGACCGCAGCGTTCACTTCGGTAGCCAACAGCCGCAACCAGTACAACACCGCGGCCGCGCTGGACAGCCTGCCGCAGAGTGGTCCGGCGTTGGGCCTGTACAACACCGTGCTGATCTATGACGCGGCCACCGCGCGCAGCGCGTTCGACCAGTTGTCCGGTGAAGTACATGCGGCCAGCCGTGCGGTGCTGCTGTACGACAACTACCTTGAAGAAGGCATCCGCCAGCGCCTGGGCAGCGAACTGCCGACCGTGCGTGGCGAGCGCGCCTCGGCCTGGCTGGCCGGCAGCGGCAAGGTGTTCAAGCAGGATGGCGATGGCAACGGGGAGGAGATCCGCGCCAACCGCAATGCGCTGATGGCCGGTGTCGATTGGCAGCTCGGCGAGCACGTGGTGCTGGGTGCGGCAGCCGGCAATGAACGCCTGGATACGCGCCTGTACGATCGCAGCTCGCGTGCCCGCCTGCGTGGCAACACCTTCGGCCTGTATGCGCAGGGCGAGTGGAACAACGGTTTCGCGGTCGGTGGCAGCGTGTCGCGCGGTGACTACCGTACGCGCACCACGCGAGAAGTGCCTCTGCTGGGGCAGACCCTGTACAGCCGCCAGGATTCGGACGTGACCATCGCCCAGGTCGAAGGCAGCTGGACCTGGAGCCACGGTCGGACCCAGCTGCAGCCGTACGTGCAGTTCACCAAGCACTGGGTCGACAGTGATCGCGCAGTGGAGCAGGGCGGGACTGCCGCGCTGGTGCTGGAAGGCGGCAAGGACACGCTCAATGTCAGCACCGTGGGTGTGCGTGGCCGCTGGGATGTGGGCAGCGGCGAGCGCTTCCCGGCGCAGCTGACGGTTGGCCTGGGCTGGCAGCACGCGTCGGGTGATACCGACGTGGCCAGTCGCAACCGCTTCGCGGTCGGCGGCAATGCCTTCGATGTCTACAGCGCGGTGATGGCACGCAATGCGCTGGTCAGCCAGGTCGGCGTGGCGGTGGGTCTGGGCCGCAACAGCCAGCTGTCGATGTTCGTGCAGGGCCAGCACGGCGATGGTCGCCGCGATGTAGGCGGGCAGATCAACCTGCGCGTGGGCTTCTGA
- a CDS encoding DMT family transporter: protein MAWIYLLFAGLLEIVWAVSMKQSEGFSKLTPTVVTIIGMIASFWLLAVAMRSLPLGTAYTIWTGIGAVGAFVVGIVFLGEQVSPMRIGAAVLIVSGLVLMKLSSS from the coding sequence ATGGCCTGGATCTATCTGTTGTTCGCCGGCCTGCTGGAAATCGTCTGGGCCGTGTCCATGAAGCAGTCCGAAGGCTTCAGCAAGCTCACCCCCACCGTGGTGACCATCATCGGCATGATCGCCAGCTTCTGGCTGTTGGCGGTGGCCATGCGCAGCCTGCCGCTGGGGACCGCCTACACGATCTGGACCGGCATTGGTGCGGTCGGCGCATTCGTGGTCGGCATCGTTTTCCTCGGCGAACAGGTCAGCCCGATGCGGATTGGTGCGGCGGTGCTTATCGTTTCCGGCCTGGTCCTGATGAAACTCTCCAGCAGCTGA